One genomic window of Bicyclus anynana chromosome 10, ilBicAnyn1.1, whole genome shotgun sequence includes the following:
- the LOC112049633 gene encoding ATP synthase lipid-binding protein, mitochondrial codes for MLSAARLIAPAARSAIFSNTALVRPLAAIPSQTQIVPVAPAQLSAVRSFQTTSVTKDIDSAAKFIGAGAATVGVAGSGAGIGTVFGSLIIGYARNPSLKQQLFSYAILGFALSEAMGLFCLMMAFLLLFAF; via the exons ATGCTGTCTGCTGCCAGATTGATCGCCCCTGCAGCCAGGTCTGCT ATCTTCAGCAACACAGCTTTGGTGAGGCCTCTTGCGGCGATCCCCTCCCAAACACAGATTGTTCCCGTTGCACCCGCCCAGCTGTCAGCTGTGCGCTCCTTCCAGACTACATCTGTCACGAAGGACATTGACTCTGCTGCCAAATTCATTGGCGCCGGCGCCGCGACAGTAGGAGTAGCAGGCTCTG GTGCTGGAATCGGAACAGTGTTCGGCTCCCTCATCATCGGCTATGCCAGGAACCCCTCCCTCAAGCAGCAGCTGTTCTCATACGCCATTTTGGGTTTCGCCCTGTCTGAGGCTATGGGGCTCTTCTGTCTTATGATGGCCTTCCTGCTGCTATTCGCTTTCTAA